A region from the Linepithema humile isolate Giens D197 chromosome 1, Lhum_UNIL_v1.0, whole genome shotgun sequence genome encodes:
- the LOC105669447 gene encoding kelch-like protein 29 isoform X1, which yields MENQNDKSMERREIVKLVLKTKFFEVDKQKLINNSRYFAALLSANYMEFHQSEHIINYEIPVLSFEDFINWIHEKSLMSTINAENSFEVERFLILLELGVLFAVDDLIENVTNRLETHYLLPRHAIDIWLLAQDLSLNLLRDVSLSVCLDCFTELPYNSLYKLSKQNFLKLVGNINVRSTEPYLVHVIHEWMKLHQDIIPLDILKNKQPKILHSIISCESIDVINNKLYLHCWDGKHFFELTTFEHPEELLDFTNDSGNSNTLSGMQIIARGFNLYLSGGEFGIGSGKFNTKVWRYSLLSKKWFVQTVMPCSRRHMVAAFLKNKLMLVGGVGQYRKKLDSVDIYNVHTGKWSTGAKIPTVFNSALQHLIFNGKLIIYDISTFLCVYCPNQDTWTYIETIHDSTIRLRLNMILSEPFEFIPLLVLKIAPCYIDATKEDELFLRSITEVCDTACCHKICNKSKRVAFADFPWEPTRFKKIISDLFYVGLAHQICERQEKSIIIGWDENDKSDKFYLQTVPIRNQYKFTSFRFSHSYKSFFKIMDPAELHTQSMNLDLM from the exons atGGAAAATCAAAACGATAAAAGTATGGAACGTCGCGAAATTGTGAAATTAGTtctcaaaacaaaattttttgagGTTGACAAGCAAAAATTGATCAATAACAGTCGTTATTTTGCTGCGCTTCTTTCAGCAAATTACATGGAGTTTCATCAATCagaacatattattaattatgaaattcctGTTCTTTCGTTCGAG gattttattaattggatCCATGAGAAATCGCTGATGTCTACTATCAATGCTGAAAACTCGTTCGAAGTTGAACGTTTTCTAATCTTGTTGGAATTAGGTGTTCTATTTGCAGTTGATGATTTAATAGAGAATGTAACAAACAGGCTTGAAACACACTACTTATTGCCAAGGCATGCAATAGATATTTGGTTGTTAGCACAAGATTTGAGCCTTAATCTATTGCGAGATGTATCTTTATCCGTTTGTTTAGATTGTTTTACAGAATTACCATACAATTCACTCTATAAGCTGTccaagcaaaattttttaaaattagttgGAAACATTAATGTAAGATCTACAGAGCCTTATTTGGTTCATGTTATACATGAGTGGATGAAGCTTcatcaa gaTATAATTCCATTGGatattttgaagaataaaCAACCAAAAATTTTACACAGTATTATATCCTGTGAAAGTATagatgttattaataataaactttatctTCACTGTTGGGAtggtaaacatttttttgaacTTACTACATTTGAGCATCCCGAAGAACTTTTGGATTTTACCAATGACAGTGGAAATAGTAATACATTGTCAGGCATGCAGATCATTGCTAGAG gatttaatttatatcttagtGGCGGAGAGTTTGGTATTGGTTCAGGAAAGTTTAACACAAAAGTATGGCGTTACTCTTTGTTATCTAAAAAATGGTTTGTTCAGACAGT TATGCCTTGTTCAAGAAGGCATATGGTCGctgcatttttgaaaaataaattgatgctTGTGGGTGGTGTAGGACAATATCGAAAAAAACTGGACAGCGTTGACATCTATAATGTACATACAG GCAAGTGGAGTACAGGTGCAAAAATACCTACGGTCTTCAATAGTGCCCTACAgcatcttatttttaatggaaaacTAATCATATATGATATTTCAACTTTTCTTTGTGTATATTGTCCTAATCAAGATACGTGGACATATATAGAAACGATACATGATTCGACAATAAGATTACGATTGAATATGATACTTTCTGAACCTTTCGAATTTATACCACTGTTAGTGCTTAAGATTGCTCCATGTTATATtg atgcCACCAAGGAagacgaattatttttaagaagtaTTACAGAGGTATGCGATACAGCATGCTGTCACAAGATATGCAATAAAAGCAAGAGAGTTGCATTCGCCGATTTTCCATGGGAACCTACacgtttcaaaaaaattatttcggaTTTGTTCTATGTAGGATTAGCACATCAGATATGCGAAAGACaggaaaaaagtataataataggTTGGGATGAGAATGACAAATCTGATAAGTTTTACTTGCAGACCGTGCCCATACGAAATCAATATAAGTTCACTTCCTTTCGATTTTCCCACTcatacaaaagtttttttaagataatggaTCCAGCAGAGTTGCATACTCAATCAATGAACTtagatttaatgtaa
- the LOC105669447 gene encoding uncharacterized protein isoform X2, producing MENQNDKSMERREIVKLVLKTKFFEVDKQKLINNSRYFAALLSANYMEFHQSEHIINYEIPVLSFEDFINWIHEKSLMSTINAENSFEVERFLILLELGVLFAVDDLIENVTNRLETHYLLPRHAIDIWLLAQDLSLNLLRDVSLSVCLDCFTELPYNSLYKLSKQNFLKLVGNINVRSTEPYLVHVIHEWMKLHQDIIPLDILKNKQPKILHSIISCESIDVINNKLYLHCWDGKHFFELTTFEHPEELLDFTNDSGNSNTLSGMQIIARGFNLYLSGGEFGIGSGKFNTKVWRYSLLSKKCMPCSRRHMVAAFLKNKLMLVGGVGQYRKKLDSVDIYNVHTGKWSTGAKIPTVFNSALQHLIFNGKLIIYDISTFLCVYCPNQDTWTYIETIHDSTIRLRLNMILSEPFEFIPLLVLKIAPCYIDATKEDELFLRSITEVCDTACCHKICNKSKRVAFADFPWEPTRFKKIISDLFYVGLAHQICERQEKSIIIGWDENDKSDKFYLQTVPIRNQYKFTSFRFSHSYKSFFKIMDPAELHTQSMNLDLM from the exons atGGAAAATCAAAACGATAAAAGTATGGAACGTCGCGAAATTGTGAAATTAGTtctcaaaacaaaattttttgagGTTGACAAGCAAAAATTGATCAATAACAGTCGTTATTTTGCTGCGCTTCTTTCAGCAAATTACATGGAGTTTCATCAATCagaacatattattaattatgaaattcctGTTCTTTCGTTCGAG gattttattaattggatCCATGAGAAATCGCTGATGTCTACTATCAATGCTGAAAACTCGTTCGAAGTTGAACGTTTTCTAATCTTGTTGGAATTAGGTGTTCTATTTGCAGTTGATGATTTAATAGAGAATGTAACAAACAGGCTTGAAACACACTACTTATTGCCAAGGCATGCAATAGATATTTGGTTGTTAGCACAAGATTTGAGCCTTAATCTATTGCGAGATGTATCTTTATCCGTTTGTTTAGATTGTTTTACAGAATTACCATACAATTCACTCTATAAGCTGTccaagcaaaattttttaaaattagttgGAAACATTAATGTAAGATCTACAGAGCCTTATTTGGTTCATGTTATACATGAGTGGATGAAGCTTcatcaa gaTATAATTCCATTGGatattttgaagaataaaCAACCAAAAATTTTACACAGTATTATATCCTGTGAAAGTATagatgttattaataataaactttatctTCACTGTTGGGAtggtaaacatttttttgaacTTACTACATTTGAGCATCCCGAAGAACTTTTGGATTTTACCAATGACAGTGGAAATAGTAATACATTGTCAGGCATGCAGATCATTGCTAGAG gatttaatttatatcttagtGGCGGAGAGTTTGGTATTGGTTCAGGAAAGTTTAACACAAAAGTATGGCGTTACTCTTTGTTATCTAAAAAATG TATGCCTTGTTCAAGAAGGCATATGGTCGctgcatttttgaaaaataaattgatgctTGTGGGTGGTGTAGGACAATATCGAAAAAAACTGGACAGCGTTGACATCTATAATGTACATACAG GCAAGTGGAGTACAGGTGCAAAAATACCTACGGTCTTCAATAGTGCCCTACAgcatcttatttttaatggaaaacTAATCATATATGATATTTCAACTTTTCTTTGTGTATATTGTCCTAATCAAGATACGTGGACATATATAGAAACGATACATGATTCGACAATAAGATTACGATTGAATATGATACTTTCTGAACCTTTCGAATTTATACCACTGTTAGTGCTTAAGATTGCTCCATGTTATATtg atgcCACCAAGGAagacgaattatttttaagaagtaTTACAGAGGTATGCGATACAGCATGCTGTCACAAGATATGCAATAAAAGCAAGAGAGTTGCATTCGCCGATTTTCCATGGGAACCTACacgtttcaaaaaaattatttcggaTTTGTTCTATGTAGGATTAGCACATCAGATATGCGAAAGACaggaaaaaagtataataataggTTGGGATGAGAATGACAAATCTGATAAGTTTTACTTGCAGACCGTGCCCATACGAAATCAATATAAGTTCACTTCCTTTCGATTTTCCCACTcatacaaaagtttttttaagataatggaTCCAGCAGAGTTGCATACTCAATCAATGAACTtagatttaatgtaa
- the LOC105669447 gene encoding uncharacterized protein isoform X3 has translation MKLHQDIIPLDILKNKQPKILHSIISCESIDVINNKLYLHCWDGKHFFELTTFEHPEELLDFTNDSGNSNTLSGMQIIARGFNLYLSGGEFGIGSGKFNTKVWRYSLLSKKWFVQTVMPCSRRHMVAAFLKNKLMLVGGVGQYRKKLDSVDIYNVHTGKWSTGAKIPTVFNSALQHLIFNGKLIIYDISTFLCVYCPNQDTWTYIETIHDSTIRLRLNMILSEPFEFIPLLVLKIAPCYIDATKEDELFLRSITEVCDTACCHKICNKSKRVAFADFPWEPTRFKKIISDLFYVGLAHQICERQEKSIIIGWDENDKSDKFYLQTVPIRNQYKFTSFRFSHSYKSFFKIMDPAELHTQSMNLDLM, from the exons ATGAAGCTTcatcaa gaTATAATTCCATTGGatattttgaagaataaaCAACCAAAAATTTTACACAGTATTATATCCTGTGAAAGTATagatgttattaataataaactttatctTCACTGTTGGGAtggtaaacatttttttgaacTTACTACATTTGAGCATCCCGAAGAACTTTTGGATTTTACCAATGACAGTGGAAATAGTAATACATTGTCAGGCATGCAGATCATTGCTAGAG gatttaatttatatcttagtGGCGGAGAGTTTGGTATTGGTTCAGGAAAGTTTAACACAAAAGTATGGCGTTACTCTTTGTTATCTAAAAAATGGTTTGTTCAGACAGT TATGCCTTGTTCAAGAAGGCATATGGTCGctgcatttttgaaaaataaattgatgctTGTGGGTGGTGTAGGACAATATCGAAAAAAACTGGACAGCGTTGACATCTATAATGTACATACAG GCAAGTGGAGTACAGGTGCAAAAATACCTACGGTCTTCAATAGTGCCCTACAgcatcttatttttaatggaaaacTAATCATATATGATATTTCAACTTTTCTTTGTGTATATTGTCCTAATCAAGATACGTGGACATATATAGAAACGATACATGATTCGACAATAAGATTACGATTGAATATGATACTTTCTGAACCTTTCGAATTTATACCACTGTTAGTGCTTAAGATTGCTCCATGTTATATtg atgcCACCAAGGAagacgaattatttttaagaagtaTTACAGAGGTATGCGATACAGCATGCTGTCACAAGATATGCAATAAAAGCAAGAGAGTTGCATTCGCCGATTTTCCATGGGAACCTACacgtttcaaaaaaattatttcggaTTTGTTCTATGTAGGATTAGCACATCAGATATGCGAAAGACaggaaaaaagtataataataggTTGGGATGAGAATGACAAATCTGATAAGTTTTACTTGCAGACCGTGCCCATACGAAATCAATATAAGTTCACTTCCTTTCGATTTTCCCACTcatacaaaagtttttttaagataatggaTCCAGCAGAGTTGCATACTCAATCAATGAACTtagatttaatgtaa